In a genomic window of Aquarana catesbeiana isolate 2022-GZ unplaced genomic scaffold, ASM4218655v1 unanchor237, whole genome shotgun sequence:
- the LOC141122031 gene encoding uncharacterized protein, which yields MSNLYKHQRSHMGEKPYSCPECGKSFSQKSNLYGHQRSHSGEKPYPCPECGKCFHSKSKLNVHKRSHTGEKPYSCPECGKCFSVKSNLYTHQKSHTGEKPYSCPECGKCFVLKSQLFIHQSSHNRNSPGENPATSNVHSAPHSVDGPSYSSYPEESQTVRDGAVLPTEKSFSCTECGKCFHYKSNLNRHIRSHTGEKPYSCPECGKCFSDKSNLYTHQRSHTGEKPYSCPQCGKCFSVKSHLYTHQRSHTGEKPYSCPECGKCFSRNSNLYRHQRSHTGEKPYSCPECGKCFSVKCSLYTHQRSHTGEKPCSCPE from the coding sequence atgtCCAATCTTTATAAACATCAgcgatctcacatgggggagaagccgtattcctgtcctgagtgcgggaaaagtttttcacAAAAGTCAAATCTTTATGGACATCAGAGGTCTCACTCGGGTGAGAAGCCATatccctgccctgagtgcgggaaatgtttccattCTAAATCCAAACTGAATGTGCATAAGAggtctcacactggggagaagccatattcctgtcctgagtgcgggaaatgtttttcagtaaagtccaatctttacacacatcagaaatctcacacaggggagaagccgtattcctgtcctgagtgtggaaaatgttttgtaCTAAAGTCACAACTtttcatacatcagagttctcataacaggaatagtccaggagaaaacccggctacctcaaatgtccattcggcaccacacagtgtagatggaccatcgtattcctcttaccCTGAGGAATcgcagactgtgagggatggtgccgtccttccaacagagaagagcttttcctgtactgagtgcgggaagtgtttccattataAATCCAATCTTAATAGGCATATAAGAtcccacactggggagaagccgtattcctgtcctgagtgtgggaaatgtttttcagataagtccaatctttacacacatcagagatctcacacgggggagaagccgtattcctgtccacagtgcgggaaatgtttttcagtgaagtcccatctttacacacatcagagatctcacacaggagagaagccgtattcctgccctgagtgtggaaaatgtttttcacggaattccaatctttacagacatcagagatctcacacaggggagaagccgtattcctgtcctgagtgtggaaaatgtttttcagtgaagtgcagtctttacacacatcagagatctcacacaggggagaagccgtgttcctgtcctgagtga
- the LOC141122036 gene encoding gastrula zinc finger protein XlCGF66.1-like — protein sequence MSGTDRKFRVRGESGGSREETLLEVTVEELSVYKDTCIDQMMGPMRMEEDRSHMTEKILNLTLEIIYLLTGERFPLVKSGDHMTITVPPCDSLKPERHNMEKILEVTKKMMELLTGEVPIRCQDVTVYFSMEEWEYLEGHKDLYKDVMMDNQPPLTSLGKRRLYCKGESSTEGPPRSPII from the exons atgtcaggtacagacaggaagttccgggtgagaggtgagtcgggaggaagtagagaggagacattactggaagtgacagtagaggag ttatccgtctacaaggacacctgtatagatcaaatgatgggaccaatgaggatggaggaggaccggagtcacatgactgagaagatactaaacctcaccctggagatcatctacctgttgaccggagag agatttcctcttgtgaagtcaggtgatcatatgaccatcacagtgcctccatgtgactccctaaaacctgagagacacaacatggagaagattctagaagtcaccaagaagatgatggagctgctgacaggagag gttcctataaggtgtcaggatgtcactgtctatttctccatggaggagtgggagtatttagaaggacacaaggatctctacaaggacgtcatgatggacaatcagccgcccctcacatcactgggtaagaggagactttattgtaaaggagagagcagtacggagggtccacctagatcccccatcatctga
- the LOC141122003 gene encoding uncharacterized protein isoform X3, producing MEILLLPRQEVSMENRQEVVSGTDRKFWVRGESEGSSEETLLEVAVEMLSVYKETCIDQMTGPMRMEEDRSHMTEKILNFTLEIIYLLTRERFPLVKSGDHMTITVPPCDSLKPERHNMEKILEVTKKMMELLTGEVSIRCQDVTVYFSMEEWEYLEGHKDLYKDVMMDNQPPLTSPDGSSNGNPPERCPRPLYSRDSTQEGHTIPHHHQSGNLGDDNIDVKEEYKEEDEEYGVMEEFSEGHNDMMEPPNAKNPPERCPRPLYSRDSTQEDHTIHHCYKSGDPIDIEFEVKAEEEERYVRDDQQSMEEDGITGTFIEEDTPTEISTVDGREMRKTSEDCLTLSPDCKVEDEDITQYSPGENLTTSNVHPAPHSVDGPSYSSYPEEPQTVRDGAILPTEKSFSCTECGKSFNFKCNLNVHKRSHTGEKPYSCPECGKCFSQKSILSKHQRSHTGEKPYSCPECGKCFSVKSHLYTHQRSHIGEKPFSCPECGKCFSQKSDLYRHQRSHTGEKPFSCPECGKCFSMKSSLNTHQRSHMGEKPYSCPECGKCFSQKSILSKHQRSHTGEKPYSCPECGKCFSHKSNLSRHQRSHTGEKPYSCPECGKCFSVKSHLDRHQRSHTGEKLYSCPECGKCFLQKSDLYRHQRSHTGEKPLSCPE from the exons ttatccgtctacaaggagacttgtatagatcaaatgacgggaccaatgaggatggaggaggaccggagtcacatgactgagaagatactaaacttcacactggagatcatctacctgctgaccagagag agatttcctcttgtgaagtcaggtgatcatatgaccatcacagtgcctccatgtgactccctaaaacctgagagacacaacatggagaagattctagaagtcaccaagaagatgatggagctgctgacaggagag gtttctataaggtgtcaggatgtcactgtctatttctccatggaggagtgggagtatttagaaggacacaaggatctctacaaggacgtcatgatggacaatcagccgcccctcacatcaccgg atggatccagtaatgggaacccaccagagagatgtccccgtcctctgtattcccgggattccacacaggaaggtcacaccatccctcaccatcatcag agtggaaacctcggggatgataatattgatgttaaagaagagtataaagaggaggatgaggagtatggagtgatggaggagttttcagaaggacacaatgatatgatggagccaccaaatgctaagaacccaccagagagatgtccccgtcctctgtattcccgggattccacacaggaagatcacaccatccatcactgttacaag agtggagatccaatcgatatagaatttgaggttaaagcagaagaagaagagaggtatgtgagggatgatcagcagtctatggaggaggatggaataacggggacatttatagaggaggacactcctacagagatcagcacag tagatggacgggagatgaggaaaacctcagaggattgtctcactttgtctccagactgtaaagtagaagatgaggacatcacacagtatagtccaggagaaaacctgactacctcaaatgtccatccggcaccacacagtgtagatggaccatcgtattcctcttatcctgaggaacctcagactgtgagggacggtgccatccttccaacagagaagagcttttcctgtactgagtgcgggaagagtTTCAATTTTAAATgcaatcttaatgtgcataaaagatctcacacaggagagaagccgtattcctgtcctgagtgtgggaaatgtttttcacagaagtccatcctttccaaacatcagagatctcacacgggggagaagccgtattcctgtcctgagtgcgggaaatgtttttcagtgaagtcgcatctttacacacatcagagatctcacatcggggagaagccattttcctgtcctgagtgcgggaaatgtttttcacagaagtccgatctttacagacatcagagatctcacacgggggagaaaccgttttcctgtcctgagtgcgggaaatgtttttcaatgaagtccagtcttaacacacatcagagatctcacatgggggagaagccgtattcctgtcctgagtgtgggaaatgtttttcacagaagtccatcctttccaaacatcagagatctcacacgggggagaagccatattcctgtcctgagtgcgggaaatgtttttcacataagtccaatctttccagacatcagagatctcacacgggggagaagccgtattcctgtcctgagtgtgggaaatgtttttcagtgaagtctcatcttgacagacatcagagatctcacacaggagagaagctgtattcctgtcctgagtgcggaaaatgttttttacagaagtccgatctttacagacatcagagatctcacacaggggagaagccactttcctgtcctgagtga
- the LOC141122003 gene encoding uncharacterized protein isoform X2: MEILLLPRQEVSMENRQEVVSGTDRKFWVRGESEGSSEETLLEVAVEMLSVYKETCIDQMTGPMRMEEDRSHMTEKILNFTLEIIYLLTRERFPLVKSGDHMTITVPPCDSLKPERHNMEKILEVTKKMMELLTGEVSIRCQDVTVYFSMEEWEYLEGHKDLYKDVMMDNQPPLTSPDGSSNGNPPERCPRPLYSRDSTQEGHTIPHHHQSGNLRDSKVEVKEEIKEEDDEDGVMEEFLKEHKDLYQDIMVETSNYRNPPERCPRPLYSRDSTQEDHTIPHHHQSGNLGDDNIDVKEEYKEEDEEYGVMEEFSEGHNDMMEPPNAKNPPERCPRPLYSRDSTQEDHTIHHCYKSGDPIDIEFEVKAEEEERYVRDDQQSMEEDGITGTFIEEDTPTEISTVDGREMRKTSEDCLTLSPDCKVEDEDITQYSPGENLTTSNVHPAPHSVDGPSYSSYPEEPQTVRDGAILPTEKSFSCTECGKSFNFKCNLNVHKRSHTGEKPYSCPECGKCFSQKSILSKHQRSHTGEKPYSCPECGKCFSVKSHLYTHQRSHIGEKPFSCPECGKCFSQKSDLYRHQRSHTGEKPFSCPECGKCFSMKSSLNTHQRSHMGEKPYSCPECGKCFSQKSILSKHQRSHTGEKPYSCPECGKCFSHKSNLSRHQRSHTGEKPYSCPECGKCFSVKSHLDRHQRSHTGEKLYSCPECGKCFLQKSDLYRHQRSHTGEKPLSCPE, translated from the exons ttatccgtctacaaggagacttgtatagatcaaatgacgggaccaatgaggatggaggaggaccggagtcacatgactgagaagatactaaacttcacactggagatcatctacctgctgaccagagag agatttcctcttgtgaagtcaggtgatcatatgaccatcacagtgcctccatgtgactccctaaaacctgagagacacaacatggagaagattctagaagtcaccaagaagatgatggagctgctgacaggagag gtttctataaggtgtcaggatgtcactgtctatttctccatggaggagtgggagtatttagaaggacacaaggatctctacaaggacgtcatgatggacaatcagccgcccctcacatcaccgg atggatccagtaatgggaacccaccagagagatgtccccgtcctctgtattcccgggattccacacaggaaggtcacaccatccctcaccatcatcag agtggaaacctgagagattctaaagttgaggttaaagaagagataaaagaggaggatgatgaggatggggtgatggaggagtttctaaaagaacacaaagatctgtaccaggacatcaTGGTGGAGACATCcaactacagaaacccaccagagagatgtccccgtcctctgtattcccgggattccacacaggaagatcacaccatcccccaccatcatcag agtggaaacctcggggatgataatattgatgttaaagaagagtataaagaggaggatgaggagtatggagtgatggaggagttttcagaaggacacaatgatatgatggagccaccaaatgctaagaacccaccagagagatgtccccgtcctctgtattcccgggattccacacaggaagatcacaccatccatcactgttacaag agtggagatccaatcgatatagaatttgaggttaaagcagaagaagaagagaggtatgtgagggatgatcagcagtctatggaggaggatggaataacggggacatttatagaggaggacactcctacagagatcagcacag tagatggacgggagatgaggaaaacctcagaggattgtctcactttgtctccagactgtaaagtagaagatgaggacatcacacagtatagtccaggagaaaacctgactacctcaaatgtccatccggcaccacacagtgtagatggaccatcgtattcctcttatcctgaggaacctcagactgtgagggacggtgccatccttccaacagagaagagcttttcctgtactgagtgcgggaagagtTTCAATTTTAAATgcaatcttaatgtgcataaaagatctcacacaggagagaagccgtattcctgtcctgagtgtgggaaatgtttttcacagaagtccatcctttccaaacatcagagatctcacacgggggagaagccgtattcctgtcctgagtgcgggaaatgtttttcagtgaagtcgcatctttacacacatcagagatctcacatcggggagaagccattttcctgtcctgagtgcgggaaatgtttttcacagaagtccgatctttacagacatcagagatctcacacgggggagaaaccgttttcctgtcctgagtgcgggaaatgtttttcaatgaagtccagtcttaacacacatcagagatctcacatgggggagaagccgtattcctgtcctgagtgtgggaaatgtttttcacagaagtccatcctttccaaacatcagagatctcacacgggggagaagccatattcctgtcctgagtgcgggaaatgtttttcacataagtccaatctttccagacatcagagatctcacacgggggagaagccgtattcctgtcctgagtgtgggaaatgtttttcagtgaagtctcatcttgacagacatcagagatctcacacaggagagaagctgtattcctgtcctgagtgcggaaaatgttttttacagaagtccgatctttacagacatcagagatctcacacaggggagaagccactttcctgtcctgagtga